GTTGGCTTGGTCAGAGCTACTGTCCTCCGGTGCTCTTCAACAACGCCTGATACTAACATTGAAATTACAGATAAAGCTAACCCAATTCCCATTCTCTGAAGCAGTGTGATGCCGCCTTCTCTTCCGGTGAGTCTTCGGAGACACGGGACTAAAATTCTGTCATATACAGGTATCCAAAGAGTCATGACAAGCATGAAGAAGACAACATAAGTTGCAGCTGGGATCTTAAAGTTGCTGTTTCCAAGACGTCTATCACTTTGCTGGGCTTGGAAAACTACATAAGTTTGTTGTTGAACAATAGCAACATGATACACAAGGGCTGCAGACCATATTGGAAGCACTCTCAAAACGCATTTTACTTCTTCCACTTGCTGCATACTGCACAGTTTCCAAGGATTTGCCGCCGATCCGTCAGGGTTTATGTGGTCTTCGGGAGTCACTATAGCTGCTTTGTCTAGAAATCTGATAACAAAATATTAGTTGTTTAAATTGAATAGTTCCAGTGATCAGATTTCTCATGAGACTACCAAATGAGATGTTTGTTACCTGAATTGATCTGAATAAGGGAGCCTGGCGTTGATAGAACTAGGAGAAACGTAATTAAAGAGAGAGAGCCAAGGATGGTCTGGCTGTTTTAGTCGCCTTTTCTTGATTGCAACTGCGATAACCTGTGCTACACTAGTAAATGGACTACCAGTGGCTTTCACTTTGACATATATTTTTGAACCCATGAAGAAGACAGCACATGCTATCAACATAAGAAGTGCTGGAATCGCTAAACCGATAGTCCAACTCACATTGGATTGCACATACACTATGAGGGTCAAGGATACCATCTGGGCGAAAGTGTAGGTGAAGCAGTACCAATTGAAAAAGCTATTGACACCTCGCTTTCCTGACTCTGTTTCAGGATTGAATTGATCCGCTCCAAATGCCAAGTTACATGGCCGAACACCACCAGCACCTATTATCATTAGACCGAACCCGCACAACAGAAATGCCATTTGTCCTACTGTTGGCCCTTTGCATGTCGCACTCTCTGCCGCACAGTGAGGAGGATGCAGATTGTGGATTGCCGCAGTTAATTGAATTGTTTGCAACCCCtaccaaaaaaaatacaaaatgttGAGCTGCATGCAGAAGAAGCAGATTATATACTGATGGTGTTAGAGATGATTCAtatgtcaaaatttaaaatattttatggttttgttgAATTATTGACCAGGTCTATTTCGGATTTTTGTCTGGCTCTGTCACTTCTGTTAGTATTTCAATTCACAGAGACAGACCAGATCAAAGCTCAACGAAATTCCTAAGATTATGTCATGTTTATCATTGGTGGGTCCTGATTAAATGCAGTAATGAAATTCTCTAAACAGCAAAATAAGTACCAAGAAAGAAGCAGCTGTAGCGAACCCCAACGTCTTGTAGCGGCCGAAATAAGTATCACAAAGGAAAGCTCCAATCATAGTACCAAAGTTTGTGGTGCCATTAAAGATATTGATAATTGTAGCAGCTGTTATGCTCTTCATGTTGAAGACAGAAGTCAGATAGATCAAGAGATTGGCTAGTGTACCAATGGCTCCCAGCTTTTCAAACGTTTCATTACCTGCAAATTTATGGAAATTTGTCACTCAAAATGAACCCAAACGAAGTATGaaacaagcaaacaaacaagCATGCAACTGTTTCACCTATGATGAAAGGCATGGCTTTCCATCCTCTATAGTTAATTTCAGGTTCATCGTTACTATCAGCTTTCATATCCAGCTCCAGAGTTCCATTGATCTCAGTCTTTTCTGTTCCTAACCCTCCATTCTCAGTCTTCTCCAtgttttctctctcattcttc
This sequence is a window from Mangifera indica cultivar Alphonso chromosome 20, CATAS_Mindica_2.1, whole genome shotgun sequence. Protein-coding genes within it:
- the LOC123204029 gene encoding protein NRT1/ PTR FAMILY 2.9-like → MKGEEVSEGENMEKNERENMEKTENGGLGTEKTEINGTLELDMKADSNDEPEINYRGWKAMPFIIGNETFEKLGAIGTLANLLIYLTSVFNMKSITAATIINIFNGTTNFGTMIGAFLCDTYFGRYKTLGFATAASFLGLQTIQLTAAIHNLHPPHCAAESATCKGPTVGQMAFLLCGFGLMIIGAGGVRPCNLAFGADQFNPETESGKRGVNSFFNWYCFTYTFAQMVSLTLIVYVQSNVSWTIGLAIPALLMLIACAVFFMGSKIYVKVKATGSPFTSVAQVIAVAIKKRRLKQPDHPWLSLFNYVSPSSINARLPYSDQFRFLDKAAIVTPEDHINPDGSAANPWKLCSMQQVEEVKCVLRVLPIWSAALVYHVAIVQQQTYVVFQAQQSDRRLGNSNFKIPAATYVVFFMLVMTLWIPVYDRILVPCLRRLTGREGGITLLQRMGIGLALSVISMLVSGVVEEHRRTVALTKPTLGIQPRRGAISSMSGMLLVPQLAVAGLAEAFAAIGQTEFYYKQFPENMRSIAGSLFYCALAGSSYLSGLLIVVIHKTTEGSATGNWLAEDLNKGRLDYYYYGIAALGTLNFCYFLVCSRWYKYKEIVSITLEDNGEQKQSDKALV